The DNA window ACGTGTCGTctgtatgtacatatgtgcGAATGAGGATGAAATAACGAACGAGCCTTTTGTGTGCGGAACGAGCTTCGTGGGCTCGGGGCATTTGAAAGATCGCTGCTGAGCAAACGTGACTTGAATAAGAATAATCACGACAGCTCCGCAGATAATTACGGCTACAGTTTGGCATAACGTGTAGCCCGGTCTACTCGGCACGTACgttcttagaaaaaaaaatttttcgtttacgAACATCCGCTCAGTCTCTGTAGTGCATTTGAAGAGAGTGGAATTCAAAAGTTGTGTGAAAGGGATCTTACAGAATGACGTTTCAATTCTGACTCGGCTTACACGGTTGCGTTTACTATAAACGTGACGGTGTTGCAGTTCTGGAGCGTGTCGCAATTGGCAGACTTTGAGTAATCAACAACGGCGTCGACTTATGTCGAAATTGACTTGGACGtaagaaacttgaaaaaagaaaaacaaacaaacacaaATGCCTACAAGATGATTTTTGGCTTTGAAAATTGCCAGAATCGATCGTGTATCGCGTGTTGCAACGTAAAGAACGTCCTTGCATTTATTAATATACTTGGTTGCCGGTGTGTAGCTAAGAACCAAGGAGATGTTCAGCTTCTCCGAAAGTGTGAATTTTCACGTTACGAACCAACAGTGAAGTCAACTTCTTTCCTTGCATCCGTTGAATCGAGAATCACCGAGATATTCTCATCGTCAAGTAATTCGAACGATTCGAAGTAAACCATGAGAAgtattacaaattttacacTGTTAGAGCAGCTGGACTTGAGGCGATTCAACGCAGTTAGGGAGACTCGCTCGCTTGGCCCACTTACGAGTTGCGTTAGAGACTTGTTATCGAATGCAAACAGAGGCGTGCATTGTTCGCTATGGAATTTAGGGATCAGTTTCATTTCAAGGGGCCGGTTGAGAGATTTGGCTTTACTGCGAATGCCGGCGATGAATCGTTCGATCAGTTTTACGACCGACACAGTTGGCTGACCAGCTGTCATAATATAACAATCTTGTGTTTTATTGCCGGGCTGATAAACAATTATAGGTGAACACAGGGATGCGTATCGATCTAACTTTTCTTCCTCAATCAAGATTTTACAAATCGTACAACAGCAGCGTACTTCGGTGTCTACCAGCAAAATTTACACGTATAGACTTCAGGTCTTATGGGACGTGTATGCGTAACTAAAAGTGAGTCTCGCTGATAATATTGAACActtcgcaattttgaaaaatgtatcaaaaGTCCTGAATTTTTGGAACACTTTTCGTAAAATCGTTATACATTACACTGAAGAAGTTTTAGAGACTTGAAACAAATAGTTTCATAAATAGAGCGTTAGAGTATTTGGGAAAgggaaaatttccaaaaaaattcatacctaTTCagtagaataataatttaataataataacaacaacaacaacaacaacaacaacaacaacaacaacaacaacaacaacaacaacaacaacaacaacaacaacaacaacaacaacaataataataataataataataataataataatgatttattGCCAGAATTAATTTCGAATGTACAGTAAGCTTAAATGTGAGGTCCCTACAGGGGGTATGAAAAAAACTGCCAActaatattaaatttaaagacaacAATTAGACTACACAAGAAGATCTATCGTTTAAATGATTCTActcaataataaaatacttAATATTCGTAAAACCACAAAATCAATTCATTCTAtacgaaacaaacaaaaaggTCACTAGAGATTTGTTACACAAAtctttgtttaaataatttattaacatCTTTTTCgcattattaatatataaaatgaattttattattatcttggttgtgattgatttttttgagactttaatttcattgtgaagtattcaatattctcaccgagactcacttttggttTAGAATATATACGTCCCATAAGACCTTAAATGATTGATTCAGAACACAGTTTTCGGAAGAGCctaaagttagtaacgttatcgtaacgaaatatGGGGAAGAAAAATCTTCATTGAGGAATTTTAGAACGACCTTCTAGGagtttgattttaaaaatgttaatatgttttgtttatcatgGCTGAGTAAGTTTTGGACAATTCTAAAGGTAggaagtaacgatttttccgaaacacgcatcgttacagtaacgttattaacttcaacctcgtctTCTCGGAAACGCGATAGCTTCAAGGTACTGTTCACGGCGAAGTCTTATCACCGGAAGTGAAGCGGTATCGGTCGGTCAAGTATTCACTAACCTTGTTAATTTTAACctagatttttcattcgaaaagtAAGCAATAATACTCCCCCCCTTCTTTCACCTTGGAAAAGCTTTTATATGATAATGTAAACGAGTTCCGGAAGTATTTGCTTTGCACAATATTAATATGCGCGTAGGCGCGCTTTTGATTAATTTCGAAGCATTGACCGCACACCAGCAGGTGCCAAAATATGAACATATGCGgtacatgtatttatatacacatgtagGTGTAGGTATATTTATAGCTGGGTACGTTTGGTGAAATTAATAACGCAAGTAAATAACGTGTTTTCATCTGCATTATAATTACGTGAAAGCGTACTTGTACTGGCCTGGTCGACAGTTGCATAGTTCGATTCGTTTCTCTTGCGAGACAAGGATAACTCGCTGCTCAGCCTAGCGGTGAAAGATGTCACCGAGTTCCCTGTTCCGATGTTAAGCCACTTACAAATCGATGCGGCGCCACCTGGTGGAAATAATTTAGACGCCTAACCACAAAATTGGTTTTGCTAATAAGTAGAGAAATTCGGAAACTTTCGTAGTTCTGACATAGAATTTTTCATAGGTTATCGTCggattttataaacaattgcAGATTCGCAAATGGATATCATTTGTTGTCGAATattgtgaaattcttggattaGAAAAGTATCAAATGTTAGTTACTTTCACAAGACTCGCATATTGCGACAAGgtgagtttaaaaatatacgaCAGATTCTCTAAATCCGTCTGGAATATGTTCAAAACATAAGATCAGTTTCTGAATGCAGAACGAAATTCTGCTAGgtactttttttaattgtctGCCGTAAGTTTTCCTCGTGAGAGATATGCGACATCTAGCGGTGGTTCAAAAATTCATGGAGTTCACAAGAACTTGCATTTTTCAACGGAATTCTAATAATACTACGAGagaaaaatctattttctCCGTGTGGGAAATTGTTAATCATCTTTTATAgaaagttgtaaatttttataatttttcgtaaaaaattttttgatttcatatgcaaaatattacaattttcgaCGCCTTTCGACAATTTCCTACGATTTTCAACGAACTGCACTTTATCGCAGTTTGgcgtagaaattatttttaccagGGGTGGAACATTTTTCGACGATTCTGGTGTAAATCCAACGTTTGAAATTCTAAGGGAAATTTCACGGAGACCTTTAcgctggaaactttttttgtatcgtgacgtcatcgcgtGGCACGAGGCGCGTTTCGAATCGATAAGCGTCGCAGCTGTGACGTCACCGCAACCCCTTATACGCCTGTATCCATAAACGTGTAAAACTCACCGAACCACCGCGGGTAAATTAtcataaatttataatgaGGTTCGTACCTGGATACGCGTACAATATAGGTGTAGATAAAATCGCGCTTAACGATCAAGCTCGCGCTTTCGATCCGAACCCTTTGTAATCGTCGAAACGTGATTATAACTTTGAAATAGAAAGCTTTAGTCAATATTTTATACTCTAGGCTGGGTGCTCGGCTAGATGTGCTGTCTAATCTTCTCTGGCCATTAAGCAACTGTTACTTTCAAACTGTCTGCGGGAATCTCTTGCTAGAGTCGAGAAATATACGTAGAAGCGAAGTAATTGCCAGAAAGAGAGATCTAAAATGAATTATTGTTCGGTGGGTACCGCACCGGATGTGCAGGGTAGGTATATGAGCGTTAGAATCTTGGAAGCTAGAAAAGTATAAGAAGCCGTCTAAAAACAAACTTGAATCACCGCTGTATGATATTTTAATCGTCATTGGTCGAAGATCGGGAAAACTGTTGGTAAACGTttcttaaatttaaatttctttcttaAATTTCGTGCAAcagcgaaaatattttgagaaaTGACGAGAAATTCTTTCGTTTAGATTTTCGAATATCAATTTTCCTGTAATCACGGGGGACGTAGCTGCGTAAGGAGAACTCGTTACGTACGTCCAATTTACGACGCTGTGTGAACTCCTTTTAACTCTTTGCCTATGCCATAATGTACGTAGACAGAACATACTTATATCTATACTTAGGTCgcttttatatacatacatacatatcgCGTGCAGAACTTTGAGCGCACATGCGCAAAGACATGTGGTTATTTCGAACGGATGACGTCAGCGGCAGCCACTCGTGAGGCCACTGACAGCCCGTGACGAAACCTTCGCCTCTATACCGTCTGTTTCtgatgtaatgaaaaataaaataatcctCGCCGAAGCGATGACGCCGCCGGTCTGCAGTGTATacgtacactgagagaaatttttagttccggttaccgctcagcctttaactatttttattttttaccacaatcgaaaaatatagttccaaggagaaaataaaaattagttttctagctgttaccgaaaagtatagtatccgttgctgttctttctcattacgatcgctgttgctatatttttttgcaactgttgcgaaaatttaacgctcgtgcaacgataaattgacgttgaagccttatttaactaaaaaagtagagtaaacctcacaaactgattttgcgttgcaattaccaaaaaaggatcgacagtagcgcaaaatggttagacGTACcacgtttttcgtaattccaacaatattcaaaaagttttttaacgatacctggtttactcaatttttctagttaccgtaacagatgaaatttttctcagtgcataCACGTCGTTGAAAATGAGACCGGTTATCTCAAGTCGGCTTTGGGgatttgtaaaaatgtttttttttttaaatattgcaaaaatactaaacgaataaaaagatACTTTTATTTGCTTCCGAAagttcgttttcttctttagGAATTCCCTATCTCAAATTTGTCTCAAAAAAATCTGGCTTCATAATTTCGGAAGCAGATACACacaatacaaatatttttacaatatcgCAGGGTTGATTTTTGGCAACGGATTGATTACTGCGAATTGGAATGCACTCAGCGTGCGGCGCAAAGACTTCCATGTCATTTGTACCCAAGTTCTTATTAACGTCACGCGacttatatttatacattatcGTTAGTTTACATTCGCTATGGACAAACCGCGCTGTAATGAGCGAATTAATTATGCGCGTCGCGCACGTGTTGGAATTCATGATTGAGATGTGTATATGTTTTGACATCCCTACGCATATGCACGTCGCGATTAGTGTCAGCTTCTATTATAAGCCCGCATGTGATTTTTCCCTACTTTCACCAACTCGACAAAACGTAACATAACTGGTTTCAATACTATACCTACATTTCGATGTTGGGAGTATTATCAATAACCCGTCGTAGACTGTGCGTCAATCATTAACATAATTATAGATAAAGGTAGTGTCAATAAACTTTTGGAAAGCCAATTAATTCGGATAAGTTTTCCTTGTTGCTGCATCGAAGCGTCGAATTCCATCGGCGGGTCTCCAATACTTTGCGCTTCATTGACAGGGGATGAACTTATAGCTGTGACCAAGGGCTGTTACAGCTTTGAAAGCGATCGATCGACGGGTGGAGCGTCATTTTCCTACTCGTAGGGTCTGATAGGTTTGTTCCTTCGCAGATTGAAGCGATAGATCGATAGGATAAGACAGGGACGTGGAAGATCAGAGCCTCTGATATTTTTAAGGAAATTCATGTACATGCATGGGTCAACGAGCTGATAGTATGGTATGGTACAAATtgtcaaacaaatttttaacatgGCTGTTTATActgaagaagaaataatcGCGAAAACGCACGAGATAATGTTGAATATGTGATATTGTCTCTAAGCTAATTAGCGGATATATCACGTACATAAATAATGTAGTACGATAATGGTTCGAATTAAAGGAAAGAATAATATGAGTCACGCATATACGCGGCAGTAGCCggaacgtaaaaatttatacgtaaCAAGTAGAGAGCCTATGTCATCGGCTATAAATTGCTCCAAGGAGTGGCTGCACACTGACCACcaattatacctatataatgTTGCTTAACGATAATGAAATTGTGACGCAATTATAAAAGCAGATATTCGTATAAACTCGATTGAAATGCTTATATCATTACGCGAAATAgcttgttataaaaaatacgattaacatagcatttaattttaatttgttcAAACGGCGCAGCTTTATACCCGTTTTCAGGACTTTTTACGTATTAGTATTACAAATTGAATCAACAAACACCGTACATacgttgaaaatttagatTATCTCTGCGAAGAGTAAATACGGTGAACAATTATTGTTCAGAAAGCAGTTCTCTGGTttgattcattattttcaacactttcAGTTTTCCGGGATATTGAATGGTGCCGGTTTTTTTGAACGGTGTAAGAAATTATTGTTTCTCTTAGTGCCAAGGTTGTAGCCGAGCGTAAGAGGAATCCAATGATATGCGACAAAGCCTCCTTCCCATGCCTTATTCGTGAGTTATTGCGTATTGAATAAGAACGCCAGAACGGCGTTGCCCCAACTAGCGGTCGAGCACTAGCGCGATCGGCTCGCGCGCTAGTCACACTTTCCTCGCTGGCTACTCTCATGCTTCCAGACGCGATATGTCCTCACAGAATCGTCAGAATGTCGCTTTGTTAGGTATCGTTGGAATCCTCTCGACGTCCGCTACAAGGTCCACGTAGACAAGCGCctcaatttttcacccacGAAATTTTTATAGCTCAAATACCTGATTCAAAATGCCTAATCCTTGGCACGGACACGTGTGTTGATACGAGAAATATACTACGGCACGCGGTTTTCTTTGGCtataagaaatattcaatGAAAACACGCAGATCGGTTTGCGGATAAGGGTGTGAAGATACGGTTCGAGAGTCGTGGCTTGTGTTACGGGATCCAGTGGATGATAGACGGTCCGTAAcccgttttcattttttaccgaatTTAATTCTGGATCCCCACCACACCAGAACCGGCCAAGGTCTCTCGTTCGCTGTACGGTTCGCGATTACTCAGGCGACCATGGTTTCGGCAGACGTGATATCATGGCTAATTAAAAACCTGACCGCAGGCATGCATGTAACTATGAATTTCTCATGTAACAACGCTAAAAGTTGGTGAAAACTAATTTTGTGTGCTCCGTATTGACTTTCTGCTTATGTCACTGCTACTCTACGGAGTTCCGTGCGATGTTCAGCTGTGCGTGGAAGAGAAAACTAGGAACCACGAGTGAACGGAGAACTGCGATCCGTTAGGTTTGGATTCAAGCGCACCTTTCCTtctgtattattatacttacGGCTTACCAGTCGTAGAGTAGAAATTATCGTCCCTGAACCATTTTACTTTACAACGAGGTGGCAGCTAGATTAAAGCGGTGTGGACTTGTTTGATTCATGCGGttcatttcaaatgaaatttgttggCAGATTGTCTATCtggttaaaaaattgtgtCAATCGTATAAAATTGTGATCtcgtgcattttttttatgcctatACGCCaaccgaaaaatttcattacttttctCTTTAACATCAACTCATGTTCCATACCACTACAGGAAATTCAAAGGAATCGGCAGCGAAACGTgatattgtaataaaacaaaGCCTGCGCTGTTTTTGCACGCCGTTTACATGTCTGCATACACAGTTTGGATAAGAAGGCGTTGGTAAACAAATTAAAAGGAAGCTAAGAATAACTCAAGCATTTTATCTTCAGTCGCGACCTCATTATACGTACATGCCAGTCGCTGACACGCATTTACGTCCGTTTCTGATCACTTCACTTTTTCTTATACCGAAGGGCCAAAACTTACATAACACTGAATGAGTGACACACATAATTTTActcgctaaaaaaaaaaaactaaactaGTTTAAGTGCAGTTggatgttattattttatatcttaGTTAGGCAATCATCACAAATTTAGCCTCAATGATGGCAATGAAAACAGATTGTTATGATAACAAAAGTTCAACCATGGAATTGACATTTTCCAATCACTTGTGTATCTCATCAATCGAACTCGTTAgtgaactcaaaattttgacacgCAGCAAGTcgaaaaaatgtgaattttttttaaatacaaaaattccTCGAAGATGAATCGATCATTTTAGAATAATTTCTCGcctaattttttgtatatacGGTAAGAAAATAAACAGGCTTAAAGACAAAATTAATGGCCGAGTAAATAAATCTTTCTTCAAACTTCTCTCGTATAAAACAAAGTTCCATTATATATAAACATGtttcaatttccattttttcttcagttcCCATGTACTgcagtgtaaaaaaaaatatatgagaCGTATATTTGTAATGTGGATTGCGTGTGACCTTTATAGGGGCAATTGCAAGAGGCAGTATTACGGATAAGGATAACGATTCGAGGTTTGTGGTTTTGGTGGGAACATCAAATCAACTAGTCGTTCCCACAAATCAATTCCTTTGTTTACATTATTCGTGTGTAGAAATTAGTCGGGTTAGAAATCAATGTCCTACATGTAGGCCATGGCAGCGGATCACGCGATGTAAAAATATGGTGAATTCTCAGAGCTATGTTACAGTTACCGATCGATCATGCATAGAAAATGAGAAGTTGGCGCAGTCGTACGGTTGTAAAGATGTGCATAcaccgaatttgaaaaattacgctCGTGCAGAAGGGTCATCAGTTACTGTTTTTCACTCACAAAAGATGTATTCGTGTGCTTTTTAAAGTTAAGCACAGCACAAGAAACCCAATGTTCAATCCGTATAGATTTACACAACGTGTCTCGCTGCAGGATTGGTTTcctggtttttcttttttcttttttattatttatatcctGTTACATCTCGAGCGAAGTAACTAGATCCAACCAGGTACTGTAATTACACTAATTATATACATTCGGGTACCGTACACGAAGCGATGAAAAACCATTTTAGTCTTGGATGCACGAAACTGTTTAGCGTATTTGCAACTCGATCCAGTGTCCGCAGTTACATACGATATAGTCTATTTGCTCCAACTTACCAGCTAATTATCTACTTTCAGCATGGTGTCGGTGTCGAGTTCGTGCGGGTTCTTCCCGAGACGCATTCACCCGTCCTTTCGAACATCTTCTGCGAATGCGACTCGAAGGACGACGTCGTAAGTGTGTTTTAACCGAATTATAAATAACGCTCCAGCGTTGAATAATCGTCACGATCGATGACGTAGCATCATCTACCCCTGAGTAATTATTCGTTGACAATTGCGTGACGTTGTGTATTTACAGACAATTACCTGCGACTGCGAAGCGACGCCGGCTCTTCAGCTAAAAGCGTTCCGACAGCGAGGTGAAAAGGTCGAAGCCAGTCACTATCGCGTCAACGTCAACCGTTTCCGAGCGCGACTTCACTTGGTCTGTATCACAGAAAAGCTGCTGCTGGATCTGAAGTGCGACGGATGGCCGGAGGTTCGTTAAATGTTTACCTAGTAGTTGACTATACCAAGTAAATCTCACCCTCGTGCTCTTCTTCTCCTGCTACGGAGCACTGCCAATTAGTGATCATTGAGAATTTCAGTGACGAACCTTTACCAACGCGGTAGACTTCGCCTGTTCATTCAACCGATTGAATTGTCAACGAAATTGTTACCGAACGCTTCACCCCCAGGTCAAGGTGTCTCTGGCTCCGGTTGGAACCATAAAGAAGGACCTGGACGAGAGCCAGCTGCAAGAGGTCGTGACCGAGATCGTCGTCGGTGCGCTTCGTGGCACCAACGTTCATCTGAACCTCGTACAGTACCCAACCTGCCCCAGACTATGGAGAGAACCACCACCGCAGCCGGGATTCTCCCTGCCTCTTCACTACGACAGTATGGTGAGCAAAGTTTTTTAAAGAGGTAAGAATTAGTAGGTGGTTAAAAAAGTGGACCAATTCTGGGAACTTGTTTATCCACCACCATTGCAACGATTCAATTTGATAGgggtttgttttattcaagaGGTTTCTTTTATTCACAAATTTATAATGGCAAGGAGGGTAAACTATCCAACAACGCTTTCTctaaatttgaagtaaatcgGTTGAACCGTTTCTGCGATATCGCGCAAACATTGCACGGAGTTAAATGGCCAACGTTACTGCGAATGACATGGATTCCAAAAGTTCATCCTCCTTTTCAGTCCCCTATACACATTCGTATGATTAAACCTCCTCGATTTGATATTGGTGCGATTCACATGTATCCTCTGTTTACCGGtgataaataaacgaataaacgaaCACGTTCCCCAATTCGCTTTGCTTGTAGAATTATTCGAATACAGTGACAGATCAACAACATCTTCAGATCCACCAGAGGCACTCCCCTACCATGCAATACGCCCGTGGCGATCGACGACTTTTGGTCAAGATTGTGAAGGCATCCGATATCGGTGGTGCCGAAGGGTGCAAGGAACCCTACTGCGTTGTAGAACTCGACGAACCACCacagaaaaatcaaacttcCATCAAAAAGGACAACGTCAACAATCCGCATTGGGACGAAGCTTTCTTGTTGTAAGTTTCATGTATTGAAACACCATCGGTGGGACAGTCACTTGTACGGTTACTCGATTCGTGTAAATTAACCGCTCGGACGAAGGTGTTGAATTCTCGTAGCTATTCATTAATTCTCTAAATACCCCCCAAATCCACAAAGTCATGCGAACGTTTTTCGTGCCGGATTCTTTACGGTCTCAAAGAACTTCCGGGAACCCTGGGAGGTCTTTGTTGAATGTCTTATTGTgagatgaaatttcttttcagcGACGTTAGTCAGAACACGTCAGAGGTGCTGCTGGAGGTTTACGACCACGTTAATAAAGGGCAGCGTTTCCTGGGACTTGGGATCGTGGGTGTGGAGGAATTGCTGATCAACCCTAGTCAGAGGCAAATCATACCTCTGCAGGCTCGACCTTATGAACAGGACGAAGTTACGGGGACCCTGACAGTCGAGGTAGCATGAGGCGTGTCACTGACATTCCCTTTTTTCGACAGGGGATTTTTGGGCTTCGCTATGTACTGTACCGAGCATCGAGTCGGACCGATGTCCTCGCATTTGTTCGTTGCTCCTACAACTTTGTTCCGTTTGACCATTGCGAATGCTTCGATGGCGCGGCTAGTCTCACTCGATATTTCAACTTTCAGTTCCTCTTCATCGAAGGCGCCGAGGTGCCGCAGATCGGGACCAAACCGTACAAAGTCAAAGAGAGCATCAAGCCGGTCCAATCGCCGACCCGTAGCTACACACCAACAAAACATCTGAACAACACTAGCTTAAATTACAACAACGGTAACAGCACCTTTATCTTATACGATTCTGGCAGTCAGTCTCCAGGGGGTGGTAATTATGATATACACAGTCGATTATTCCGTGTGGTCTACCCTCTGATCGTAGTACGCCgccaacagtttttttttttttgtcatagTTTTTATACTTTCCAACCTCTCCCATTACATCCGTTCTTATCGTACCTTTccatttattaatttctcaatttttaatttcttatcgTGTTCACTTTTTGTCCATATATATGGTTACTCGGTTTTGTACCCATGTGTTGTCTTTACcccgttttcgttttttaaccTCTCTCTTTTCCTTATGTGTTTATTGACTGGTCGTTGTATAGAATTTGGGGAAATCGACATTAGACTAGACTTCAGTTTATCCATTTTTGATTGCTTGACGATCAGAAACCAGAACGTTGCATATGAAGTTTCGGTCCGATTTCAGATTACCTCTCCAATGGGAATGGGCTCGATTCTCCGTACAGGACGGGCCAATTCAACGGGAACAAAGGGACGCTGATAGTCCACAGCCAGCAGAGAGTAAGTTTGGTTTTGTTCAGCTACAGACTAAGAGTGGAatcattgaaatttgtttgatAAAACATTCGGATCCCATTCTGTTGTCATTAACAAAAATGCATACTGTTTTCTCTTTACAGCAGCCAGAGCGACAGATCGTCAAGGTACGAGACATTACACCATCATCATCTTTCGAATTGTTgtctaaaattttaatttgcaTCTTGTGTCTGTGGAATTTCAAGAGTTTAGCTTCAAATCCCGTGTACAGTAACAAATGACGCATCTGCCATTTTGTTTTATCTTATTTAACAAGCAGACTTTTGTTGGTATACATTATCTCTGTATTGTCTTTTTGGATATATGTTGTACTGACTACTGAGTTTGAAACGTGCGGGATTCCGTTGACGATTAAAAAGATTTTGGAAAGTACGATCGGACaggtttcgaaaaaattttgaaattctgatgCCGACTTGAATAATTCATcggtatttttattaaaatcagcTGGCAGCTAAGGTAGAGAACTCACCAGACGAGAGACTGACTTTCCAAACCTAAATTTCAGAGCCTAATAATAACGAATGCTGAGTGCCGTGTGTTTACTAATCCAACAGGTTGCACTGACGGAAGCTGGAAATTGGCAAGAAGTCTCGCCTGAGGTAATTGCTTgttgtttttcctttcctctccCGTTTGATGTACTCTGCAGCTAAAAATCTTTAACTCTTGCAAAAAGATAGCCGATCGATGTCGTGCAGTCATCATTAGACacatatttttcgtcactCAGAGCCATTAAAAAAGCCTATTCTATCTTTCAGCACGGTACAAAAGTCAACAGCACGGGATCGGGTCCAGAAAGCACTCCGAATTCCTCAAATTCTGAAGGACTCAGAGGTTCGTAAGGTCGCGAGTTTTCTCGccatcaattatttaaacgataattttttaccaagcCAATTTTATTCTTGCAGAGAGAGGTAGGACGCGGAGAAAACGCCGGGACTTTTTTGGGACTATAAAGAGGCGCCTTGGCCGATCAAAGAACAGGAGTCGGTCTGTCGGACCCGAAGGTGATGCACCGTACGAAGAAGCCCATTCGAGGTCGATATCAGCCGACAGAGCTCGTGATCCTGGCTCAGGTGAGGATACCATGAACATAacgcgaacaaaaaataataatttctatagTATGAAATAATCGCAGACTGTCGTTATTATTACGTTATCGTTCAACACTGACTTAACACTCGGGATTTTTGGCa is part of the Neodiprion virginianus isolate iyNeoVirg1 chromosome 5, iyNeoVirg1.1, whole genome shotgun sequence genome and encodes:
- the LOC124306221 gene encoding uncharacterized protein LOC124306221 isoform X4 — translated: MFLDSNWTWLAERWGNMADLAERVDDLICSFDSAGDTTMDTLSMLVFGWMLFGLIVLCVGKYVYNRFALNAIGASGSVKDGHGFAAHATVDGVVTPGAGASVGGPGAGGLKGSAQNSRNASSPVSVSLKSSSIGAGPGNLAAGPGGGGGGSSGYVPPTPPVRKRLTRKTSGPLISPARSSRALHLPTATGADAEAVRWVNELIVWLHSDLVILNELLATWVISLNEFTAGSVEEHGVGVEFVRVLPETHSPVLSNIFCECDSKDDVTITCDCEATPALQLKAFRQRGEKVEASHYRVNVNRFRARLHLVCITEKLLLDLKCDGWPEVKVSLAPVGTIKKDLDESQLQEVVTEIVVGALRGTNVHLNLVQYPTCPRLWREPPPQPGFSLPLHYDSMIHQRHSPTMQYARGDRRLLVKIVKASDIGGAEGCKEPYCVVELDEPPQKNQTSIKKDNVNNPHWDEAFLFDVSQNTSEVLLEVYDHVNKGQRFLGLGIVGVEELLINPSQRQIIPLQARPYEQDEVTGTLTVEFLFIEGAEVPQIGTKPYKVKESIKPVQSPTRSYTPTKHLNNTSLNYNNGNSTFILYDSGSQSPGGDYLSNGNGLDSPYRTGQFNGNKGTLIVHSQQRQPERQIVKVALTEAGNWQEVSPEHGTKVNSTGSGPESTPNSSNSEGLRERGRTRRKRRDFFGTIKRRLGRSKNRSRSVGPEGDAPYEEAHSRSISADRARDPGSGLLSVPGREEQSRRSSLSEASAVSGTSTRTYLNEASTLVLETLENGIKKHYLVPLSLAQKSKWRKKGTKLHIFNDHTFIAKHMPGGTICEVCKRTLARRLGKQGYECRDCQLKCHKHCHVKVDSTCSSSTIQSIELTYIKNTQHERKPSTRLC
- the LOC124306221 gene encoding uncharacterized protein LOC124306221 isoform X9, giving the protein MFLDSNWTWLAERWGNMADLAERVDDLICSFDSAGDTTMDTLSMLVFGWMLFGLIVLCVGKYVYNRFALNAIGASGSVKDGHGFAAHATVDGVVTPGAGASVGGPGAGGLKGSAQNSRNASSPVSVSLKSSSIGAGPGNLAAGPGGGGGGSSGYVPPTPPVRKRLTRKTSGPLISPARSSRALHLPTATGADAEAVRWVNELIVWLHSDLVILNELLATWVISLNEFTAGSVEEHGVGVEFVRVLPETHSPVLSNIFCECDSKDDVTITCDCEATPALQLKAFRQRGEKVEASHYRVNVNRFRARLHLVCITEKLLLDLKCDGWPEVKVSLAPVGTIKKDLDESQLQEVVTEIVVGALRGTNVHLNLVQYPTCPRLWREPPPQPGFSLPLHYDSMNYSNTVTDQQHLQIHQRHSPTMQYARGDRRLLVKIVKASDIGGAEGCKEPYCVVELDEPPQKNQTSIKKDNVNNPHWDEAFLFDVSQNTSEVLLEVYDHVNKGQRFLGLGIVGVEELLINPSQRQIIPLQARPYEQDEVTGTLTVEFLFIEGAEVPQIGTKPYKVKESIKPVQSPTRSYTPTKHLNNTSLNYNNDYLSNGNGLDSPYRTGQFNGNKGTLIVHSQQRHGTKVNSTGSGPESTPNSSNSEGLRERGRTRRKRRDFFGTIKRRLGRSKNRSRSVGPEGDAPYEEAHSRSISADRARDPGSGLLSVPGREEQSRRSSLSEASAVSGTSTRTYLNEASTLVLETLENGIKKHYLVPLSLAQKSKWRKKGTKLHIFNDHTFIAKHMPGGTICEVCKRTLARRLGKQGYECRDCQLKCHKHCHVKVDSTCSSSTIQSIELTYIKNTQHERKPSTRLC